One window of the Gordonia westfalica genome contains the following:
- a CDS encoding aldehyde dehydrogenase, with amino-acid sequence MKTLPRVPLSSTGSLYIDGAWVEPHSTATIDVIDSTTEQVFYSVPDADVDDIDRAIAAARKAFDEGPWPRLSHAERAEVLLTIAEAVEQRIDDVVEIWPRETGILASSVGVVMQEVIETYRYYAGLATDFAFAEEVAPTNGAAFGMIVKEPVGVVGAIIPWNSPMGLLAWKVAPALLAGCTVVVKCSPEAPGAGYIMAEIADTIGLPPGVLNVVTAEREASEALVRDPRVDKIAFTGSTEAGKRIGGILGGRIARSSLELGGKSPAIVLDDFDVADAARIIAAAECFLSGQICASLTRVIVPEERHDAMVAALAEEFSRVTIGDPYDPTTRLGPVATARQRARVQDYIEIGRQEGAELAYGGGRPAHLDSGWFVEPTVFGRVAVESRLGQEEIFGPVLAVQPARDLDDAIRIANATEFGLNAAVFTHDSARVLAIARRLHSGTVGQNGNRADFGIGFGGFKRSGIGREGGVAGLQAYLENKTVVLDAPPT; translated from the coding sequence ATGAAAACGCTCCCCCGAGTTCCCCTGTCGTCGACCGGAAGTCTCTACATCGACGGGGCCTGGGTCGAACCGCACTCGACCGCGACGATCGACGTGATCGACTCGACGACCGAGCAGGTGTTCTACTCGGTCCCCGACGCCGACGTCGACGACATCGATCGCGCGATCGCGGCCGCCCGCAAGGCGTTCGACGAAGGGCCGTGGCCGCGGTTGTCGCACGCCGAGCGCGCCGAGGTGCTACTCACCATCGCCGAAGCGGTCGAGCAGCGCATCGACGACGTGGTCGAGATCTGGCCGCGGGAGACCGGGATCCTCGCGTCCTCGGTGGGCGTCGTCATGCAGGAGGTGATCGAGACCTACCGGTACTACGCGGGACTGGCGACCGACTTCGCGTTCGCGGAGGAGGTCGCACCCACTAACGGAGCCGCTTTCGGGATGATCGTGAAGGAGCCCGTCGGCGTCGTGGGTGCGATCATCCCGTGGAACTCCCCGATGGGGCTCCTCGCCTGGAAGGTCGCGCCCGCCCTGCTCGCGGGTTGCACGGTGGTCGTGAAGTGTTCGCCGGAGGCACCCGGTGCCGGGTACATCATGGCCGAGATCGCGGACACGATCGGCCTGCCACCGGGTGTCCTCAATGTGGTGACCGCCGAGCGAGAGGCTTCGGAAGCCCTGGTGAGGGATCCGCGCGTCGACAAGATCGCGTTCACGGGATCGACCGAGGCGGGCAAGCGGATCGGCGGCATCCTCGGCGGTCGGATCGCACGGTCCTCGTTGGAACTCGGGGGCAAGTCGCCGGCGATTGTACTCGACGACTTCGACGTCGCGGACGCAGCTCGGATCATCGCGGCAGCAGAATGTTTCCTGTCGGGGCAGATCTGCGCATCGCTGACGAGGGTCATCGTTCCCGAGGAGCGGCACGACGCGATGGTCGCGGCGCTCGCCGAGGAGTTCAGCAGGGTCACGATCGGGGATCCGTACGATCCGACGACGAGGCTGGGGCCCGTGGCGACGGCGCGCCAGCGCGCGCGCGTCCAGGACTACATCGAGATCGGACGGCAGGAGGGAGCCGAACTGGCCTACGGCGGCGGCCGTCCGGCTCACCTCGACAGCGGCTGGTTCGTCGAGCCGACGGTCTTCGGGAGGGTGGCCGTGGAGTCGCGACTCGGTCAGGAGGAGATCTTCGGTCCGGTGCTGGCGGTCCAGCCCGCCCGGGATCTCGATGACGCGATCCGGATCGCGAACGCCACCGAGTTCGGCCTGAACGCCGCTGTGTTCACCCACGATTCCGCACGGGTCCTGGCGATCGCCCGCCGGCTCCACTCCGGCACCGTCGGACAGAACGGCAATCGGGCCGACTTCGGCATCGGCTTCGGCGGTTTCAAGAGATCCGGGATCGGACGGGAGGGCGGCGTGGCGGGGCTGCAGGCCTACCTGGAGAACAAGACCGTCGTCCTGGACGCGCCGCCGACGTGA
- a CDS encoding PfkB family carbohydrate kinase, whose translation MSNGVLVIGAINVDLVVGADRLPAPGETVVGPRLDRFGGGKGANAAVAAARMDAGVRYCGGVGTDDLGREALAELTSLGIDVSDVAEIDDIPTGAALIVVDRAGENQIAVAAGANSHVDPAGVRAAVERSVGWAGCVLVSTEISTAAVRSAVAAAREHGLPCVLNPAPLHEDLVSAVRAATVLTPNASELRDLCDALSIPHMDVDDAAARVADTTGACVAVTRGAEGALIARPDGGIERIPALAAPEVRDTTGAGDTFNGVLAASLAAGNTLDEACRRAVIAASLSVRQVGARTGMPSAEEVAIARV comes from the coding sequence ATGAGTAACGGAGTACTGGTGATCGGCGCCATCAACGTCGATCTCGTGGTGGGCGCCGATCGACTCCCCGCGCCGGGTGAGACGGTGGTGGGCCCGCGTCTCGACAGATTCGGGGGTGGCAAGGGCGCCAACGCCGCTGTCGCGGCCGCACGGATGGACGCGGGCGTTCGCTACTGCGGCGGGGTGGGGACCGACGACCTGGGACGCGAGGCGCTCGCCGAGCTGACGTCTCTCGGCATCGATGTGTCCGATGTCGCCGAGATCGATGACATCCCCACCGGGGCAGCACTGATCGTCGTGGACAGGGCGGGCGAGAACCAGATCGCGGTCGCAGCCGGCGCCAACTCGCACGTCGACCCGGCGGGTGTCCGGGCCGCCGTGGAACGGTCGGTCGGGTGGGCGGGCTGCGTGCTGGTAAGCACGGAGATATCCACGGCCGCGGTCCGCAGCGCGGTCGCGGCCGCGCGCGAACACGGGCTGCCCTGTGTACTCAACCCGGCACCTCTGCACGAGGATCTCGTCTCCGCGGTGCGCGCCGCGACGGTCCTGACGCCCAACGCCTCGGAACTCCGAGACCTGTGCGATGCGCTCTCGATTCCCCACATGGACGTCGACGACGCCGCCGCCCGGGTCGCCGACACAACCGGGGCGTGCGTCGCGGTCACGCGCGGTGCAGAGGGTGCGCTCATCGCTCGCCCGGACGGTGGGATCGAACGGATCCCGGCGCTCGCGGCGCCAGAGGTACGCGACACCACGGGCGCCGGCGACACGTTCAACGGTGTGCTCGCGGCGTCCCTGGCAGCAGGGAACACGCTCGACGAGGCATGTCGCCGCGCCGTCATCGCCGCTTCGCTGTCCGTGCGTCAGGTGGGAGCGCGGACTGGTATGCCGTCAGCGGAAGAGGTAGCGATAGCGCGAGTGTGA
- a CDS encoding SDR family NAD(P)-dependent oxidoreductase gives MIGDAGWSPGAAGLGGRVAVVAGATRGIGLAVTYALAGQGVSVVVNGRDESALEETVAEIRGGGGQAVGVRGSAGDDGVAQKMVDVALAEFGALDIAINCAGIAEPPGSTVLTIAPDEFRAQVDAHLMSAFHLLQAAGRVFVEQGSGAIVLTGSAASLGMFGGSGYPAAKGGVNALALAAAADLADHHVRVNVVMPGAKSRLSTGDDYIAHIEGLHRRGILDDLTRDAALDPAPPEYVAPLYVFLASDAAEHITGNIFSAAGGFIGRFEAQQASFVAYRDHKDTSPYSLEELAELLG, from the coding sequence GGTGACGCGGGCTGGTCGCCGGGTGCCGCAGGGCTCGGCGGCCGGGTTGCAGTGGTCGCCGGAGCGACCCGTGGCATCGGCCTCGCGGTGACGTACGCCCTCGCCGGGCAAGGGGTTTCGGTCGTCGTGAACGGCCGCGACGAGAGCGCGCTGGAGGAGACCGTCGCGGAGATCCGCGGCGGGGGAGGCCAAGCCGTCGGCGTCCGCGGCTCGGCCGGTGACGACGGCGTCGCCCAGAAGATGGTCGATGTCGCGCTCGCCGAATTCGGTGCGCTGGACATCGCCATCAACTGTGCCGGAATCGCCGAACCCCCGGGTTCGACGGTGCTGACGATCGCTCCCGACGAGTTCCGGGCCCAGGTGGACGCCCACCTCATGAGTGCCTTTCATCTCCTCCAGGCCGCGGGACGCGTGTTCGTCGAGCAGGGATCGGGGGCGATCGTCCTCACCGGGTCGGCCGCATCCCTCGGAATGTTCGGCGGCAGCGGCTATCCCGCGGCGAAAGGCGGCGTAAATGCGCTGGCCCTCGCCGCGGCGGCGGACCTCGCCGACCACCATGTGCGCGTCAACGTCGTGATGCCCGGCGCCAAATCGCGGTTGTCGACCGGTGACGACTACATCGCCCACATCGAGGGTCTGCATCGTCGGGGGATTCTCGATGACCTGACCCGCGACGCGGCACTGGACCCGGCCCCGCCGGAGTACGTGGCGCCCCTGTACGTCTTCCTCGCCAGCGACGCCGCCGAGCACATCACCGGCAACATCTTCAGCGCCGCAGGTGGTTTCATCGGCCGGTTCGAGGCACAGCAGGCGAGTTTCGTCGCCTACCGCGACCACAAGGACACCTCGCCGTACAGCCTCGAGGAACTGGCCGAGCTACTCGGGTGA
- a CDS encoding nicotinate phosphoribosyltransferase: MSSVSALDNIILNTDTYKHCHHSLYPKGTEYVSSYIESRGGIFPATMFVGLQAYIREHLLRPITLDDIDEAEAVTRAQGMPFSRENWLGILNDHGGYLPVEIEAVPEGTVLPTRNVLVQIINTDPKYAWVTSFFETALLRAVWYPTTIGTVSWMSKQIIREAFARTSDHPELLRLQLHDYGARGVSSQESAALGGLAHLVNFEQSDTVPGILAAMKYYNAVSPANSGPNSEHAGFTAWGRDHEVDALRNMLHTYRDAGFVLLLTDSYDHENAVKNILGKELKEEIQNFPGLVGARPDSGDPVQVTADTAEWLMDAFGYEVNSKGFKVLPPYLRVVQGDGVTFASLPQIYLELERRGMSAENAIFGMGGGLLQHYNRDSLNFGQKCNAVCVDGEWRDVAKQPTGATFKVSKAGRLALTKRDGEFVTVRRDSISPEENLLQPVYRDGHLLTKWDFTELIARSEAEVPEYYYYDVIKQMREQDDDSRVA, encoded by the coding sequence ATGTCATCTGTCTCGGCACTCGACAACATCATCCTGAACACCGACACCTACAAGCACTGTCACCACTCGCTGTACCCGAAGGGCACGGAGTACGTCTCGAGCTACATCGAGTCGCGCGGTGGCATCTTCCCGGCCACGATGTTCGTCGGCCTGCAGGCGTATATCCGCGAGCACCTCCTGCGTCCGATCACCCTGGACGACATCGACGAGGCCGAAGCGGTCACCCGGGCACAGGGCATGCCGTTCAGCCGCGAGAACTGGCTGGGGATCCTCAACGACCACGGCGGGTACCTGCCCGTGGAGATCGAGGCCGTGCCGGAGGGAACCGTCCTGCCCACGCGGAACGTGCTCGTGCAGATCATCAACACCGATCCGAAGTACGCCTGGGTGACCAGTTTCTTCGAGACCGCACTGCTGCGTGCGGTCTGGTACCCGACCACCATCGGCACCGTCAGCTGGATGAGCAAGCAGATCATCCGGGAAGCCTTCGCGCGCACCTCCGACCACCCCGAGCTGCTGCGACTGCAGCTGCACGACTACGGTGCTCGCGGGGTCAGCTCCCAGGAATCCGCGGCGTTGGGCGGTCTTGCGCACCTGGTGAACTTCGAACAGAGCGACACCGTGCCGGGCATTCTGGCCGCGATGAAGTACTACAATGCTGTGTCGCCGGCCAACTCGGGCCCCAACAGCGAGCACGCGGGCTTCACCGCGTGGGGACGTGATCACGAGGTCGACGCGCTGCGCAACATGTTGCACACCTACCGGGACGCGGGTTTTGTACTGCTGCTGACGGATTCGTACGATCACGAGAACGCGGTGAAGAACATCCTGGGCAAGGAACTCAAGGAGGAGATCCAGAACTTTCCGGGGCTGGTCGGAGCGCGCCCGGACTCTGGTGACCCGGTCCAGGTCACGGCGGACACTGCGGAGTGGCTCATGGACGCTTTCGGTTACGAGGTGAACTCGAAGGGCTTCAAGGTCCTGCCGCCCTACCTGCGCGTCGTGCAGGGCGACGGGGTCACCTTCGCCAGCCTGCCGCAGATCTACCTGGAACTCGAACGACGTGGCATGTCGGCGGAGAACGCCATCTTCGGCATGGGTGGAGGTCTGCTCCAGCACTACAACCGCGACTCCCTGAACTTCGGTCAGAAGTGCAATGCGGTCTGCGTGGACGGCGAGTGGCGGGATGTCGCGAAGCAGCCCACCGGAGCCACCTTCAAGGTATCGAAGGCCGGCCGCCTCGCACTGACCAAGCGCGACGGGGAATTCGTCACCGTCCGCCGCGATTCGATCTCGCCGGAGGAGAACCTGCTCCAGCCGGTGTACCGCGACGGGCACCTGCTCACGAAGTGGGACTTCACCGAACTGATCGCACGCAGCGAGGCCGAGGTCCCCGAGTACTACTACTACGACGTGATCAAGCAGATGCGCGAGCAGGATGACGACTCCAGGGTCGCCTGA
- a CDS encoding tautomerase family protein yields the protein MPYIEASFFEDRFTDRQFAADMVAELTKAVSEVLGDEIGSDTTVVLHGVARAQWGHGGKLMG from the coding sequence ATGCCATACATCGAAGCGAGCTTTTTCGAGGACAGGTTCACCGACCGGCAGTTCGCCGCCGACATGGTGGCGGAACTGACGAAGGCGGTGTCGGAGGTCCTCGGAGACGAGATCGGCTCGGACACAACGGTTGTGCTGCATGGCGTGGCACGTGCGCAGTGGGGGCATGGCGGGAAGCTGATGGGCTGA
- a CDS encoding metal-dependent hydrolase family protein — translation MNDIAIENGLVWLGADERYASGLLYIRGGRVDYVGEHRPDVVPPGTPRLDATGHAVLPGLVDCHVHLTTNSVTDRVLASDVFRGQKTGPEKLLHGYRNSLRALRAGFTSLRCMGHRGVGEVELRDMVDRGLMVGPNLVVAPWWITMTNGHGDLFYPPYTQRREWDTADGVDACRQMVRLQARSGADFIKVMASGGMSKGEQPHWPNYSVAELTAIVDEAHDMDLRVAAHAVSLEGIRRSLEAGVDSIEHGSYLDEECAAHMARHGTFLVPTMAFNDWCQREGTTRGLSAAGVERLRDAHDRTIEAFAIARAAGVKIAMGTDSSGTLCPFGAHHRELELYVQHGMSVSEALTTATATASDLLDRRDLGTLRIGAMGDALVVDEKVLGDITRLRTGIKNVVRAGQDVTDYLSESAQMLQLDSR, via the coding sequence ATGAACGACATTGCGATCGAGAACGGCCTGGTGTGGCTGGGAGCAGACGAGCGGTACGCGTCCGGACTGCTGTACATCAGGGGCGGCAGGGTGGACTACGTCGGAGAGCATCGGCCCGACGTCGTTCCGCCCGGTACCCCGCGGCTCGATGCGACAGGTCACGCGGTACTGCCCGGGTTGGTCGACTGCCATGTTCATCTGACGACCAACTCGGTCACCGACCGAGTGCTGGCGAGCGACGTCTTCCGCGGCCAGAAGACCGGCCCGGAGAAGTTGCTCCACGGCTACCGCAACTCACTCCGGGCGCTGCGGGCCGGCTTCACGAGCTTGCGCTGCATGGGGCATCGCGGGGTCGGCGAGGTGGAGCTACGCGACATGGTCGACCGGGGGCTGATGGTAGGCCCCAACCTGGTCGTCGCCCCGTGGTGGATCACCATGACCAACGGACACGGCGACCTGTTCTACCCGCCGTATACGCAACGGCGCGAATGGGATACGGCTGACGGCGTCGATGCATGCCGACAGATGGTCCGCTTGCAGGCACGTAGCGGCGCCGACTTCATCAAGGTCATGGCCAGCGGCGGGATGTCAAAAGGAGAACAGCCGCACTGGCCCAACTACAGCGTCGCCGAACTCACTGCCATCGTCGACGAAGCACATGACATGGACCTGCGAGTGGCCGCGCACGCTGTGTCGCTGGAGGGAATCCGACGCAGCCTCGAAGCCGGAGTCGACAGCATCGAGCACGGCTCCTACCTCGACGAGGAGTGTGCTGCCCACATGGCGCGCCACGGCACGTTCCTGGTGCCCACCATGGCCTTCAACGACTGGTGCCAGCGTGAGGGCACCACACGGGGCCTGTCCGCCGCAGGCGTCGAACGTCTCCGGGACGCCCATGACCGGACGATCGAGGCTTTCGCGATCGCACGGGCAGCCGGGGTCAAGATCGCGATGGGGACCGACTCGTCCGGGACGCTGTGCCCGTTCGGGGCACACCATCGCGAGCTGGAACTGTACGTGCAGCACGGCATGTCGGTGTCGGAGGCGCTCACCACCGCAACCGCCACTGCATCCGACCTACTCGACCGAAGAGATCTGGGCACGCTGCGCATCGGTGCGATGGGCGATGCGCTGGTCGTCGACGAGAAGGTGCTCGGCGACATCACCCGGCTGCGGACCGGGATCAAGAACGTGGTGCGGGCCGGGCAGGATGTCACCGACTATCTGTCGGAATCGGCGCAAATGCTCCAGCTGGATTCCAGGTAG
- a CDS encoding glutamine amidotransferase, whose protein sequence is MTPLTILVAGESWIKHTIHMKGFDQFHNTEYEEGATVFLDNLAAEGHEVTYVRGHEISSRFPKTAQEIDHYDVVVISDIGSNSFQLPDETFLRSEMSPNRLGVVADYVRRGGGLVMVGGYLSFTGIDAKARFGMTPLADVLPVTMLTYDDRIEVPEGCKVEVRLPGHPVLGDTPNEWPPLLGYNRVIPRDDAEVVARSGDDPILVTGTFGSGRAVAFTSDLAPHWAPPEFVEWTSYAHLWSSILSWAGGRS, encoded by the coding sequence ATGACACCTCTCACGATCCTCGTCGCCGGCGAATCGTGGATCAAGCACACGATCCACATGAAGGGCTTCGACCAGTTCCACAACACCGAATACGAGGAAGGCGCGACGGTCTTCCTCGACAACCTCGCGGCGGAGGGTCACGAGGTCACCTACGTTCGCGGGCATGAGATCTCGTCACGATTCCCCAAGACCGCGCAGGAGATCGACCACTACGACGTCGTCGTCATATCCGACATCGGCTCCAACTCGTTCCAACTCCCCGACGAAACCTTCCTGCGTTCGGAGATGTCGCCGAACCGGCTCGGCGTCGTGGCCGACTATGTCCGCCGGGGCGGCGGCCTCGTGATGGTCGGCGGCTATCTCTCGTTCACCGGCATCGACGCCAAGGCCCGATTCGGCATGACCCCCCTTGCCGATGTCCTCCCGGTGACCATGCTGACCTACGACGACCGGATCGAAGTGCCCGAGGGATGCAAGGTCGAGGTCCGGTTGCCCGGGCACCCGGTCCTCGGCGACACGCCCAACGAATGGCCTCCACTCCTGGGGTACAACCGCGTCATCCCGCGTGACGACGCGGAGGTGGTCGCCCGCAGCGGTGACGATCCGATCCTCGTGACGGGCACGTTCGGAAGCGGTCGCGCCGTCGCCTTCACCTCCGACCTCGCCCCGCACTGGGCACCCCCAGAATTCGTCGAGTGGACGAGCTACGCACACTTGTGGTCGTCGATACTGTCGTGGGCAGGCGGACGCTCATGA
- a CDS encoding LacI family DNA-binding transcriptional regulator: protein MTSESKPKRATIKDVAEHAGVSVSTVSYVLNDSGPVAPERRNRVLNAARVLQYSPNESARNLKRRTASRIGMVIPDLTNQFFAMIAEGVHQAASAHDVLVVLVVPGSAEQSEEEQTRLLRSQRVDGVVYLSSTGSMPAASYELARSGPVVLVDEQIPGVDLPAVVSDSRKGAREVAQHVIDNGHRRIAVIGGPESLWTAQQRLAGYREAFAGAGIDPDSVPVLVGDYRQDAGYELASRALAADIEPTALICANDLMAVGAMEYCRNSGRRMPNDVSIVGFDDLPLSSLLTPRLTSVRQPAHDMGYRATTVLFDLIENRTPAPMSLLPTTVQVRSSVCDINGA from the coding sequence GTGACGTCTGAGAGCAAACCCAAACGAGCAACCATCAAGGACGTGGCCGAACACGCCGGGGTCTCGGTGAGCACCGTCAGCTACGTCCTCAACGACTCCGGCCCAGTAGCGCCCGAACGGCGCAACCGAGTCCTCAACGCGGCCCGTGTGCTGCAGTACTCACCAAATGAATCGGCGCGCAACCTCAAGCGGCGCACTGCCTCTCGAATCGGGATGGTGATCCCCGATCTGACGAACCAGTTCTTCGCGATGATCGCCGAAGGCGTCCACCAGGCAGCATCAGCGCATGACGTGCTGGTGGTGCTGGTGGTCCCCGGCAGCGCCGAGCAGTCCGAGGAGGAGCAGACCCGGCTCCTGCGCAGCCAGCGTGTCGACGGGGTCGTCTACCTGTCGAGCACCGGATCGATGCCCGCGGCCAGCTACGAGCTCGCCCGCTCCGGACCGGTGGTCCTCGTCGACGAGCAGATCCCCGGCGTCGACCTGCCCGCCGTCGTGTCCGACTCGCGCAAGGGTGCCCGCGAAGTCGCCCAGCATGTCATCGACAACGGGCATCGTCGAATCGCGGTGATCGGCGGCCCGGAGAGTCTCTGGACCGCGCAACAGCGTCTCGCCGGCTATCGGGAAGCCTTCGCGGGCGCCGGTATCGACCCCGATTCGGTTCCGGTCCTCGTCGGTGACTACCGCCAGGACGCCGGCTACGAACTCGCCTCGCGCGCACTGGCTGCCGACATCGAACCCACTGCGTTGATCTGCGCGAACGACCTGATGGCGGTCGGCGCGATGGAGTACTGCCGGAACTCGGGCCGACGCATGCCGAACGACGTGAGCATCGTCGGCTTCGACGACCTGCCGCTGTCGTCGCTGCTGACCCCACGTCTGACCAGCGTCCGTCAGCCCGCGCACGACATGGGCTACCGGGCGACGACAGTCCTGTTCGACCTCATCGAAAATCGGACACCGGCGCCGATGAGCCTGCTACCGACGACCGTGCAGGTGCGATCGTCGGTGTGCGACATCAACGGAGCGTGA
- a CDS encoding LLM class flavin-dependent oxidoreductase, whose protein sequence is MKIWVTTPFFYRDMSRPWSELLDDMLRIVDAAEDLGFEGVTVNENHFQNYVSNPSSVMFSALAAARTERLRIMPGIVVLPYYNPLLIASEMSFLDHMAPGRIGIGVARGGSRYPLDRIGVDPKDAREIYEESLEIIKRVWVEDDVEYDGKYFSFPPTTIVPKPASDPHPELWAASQSIAGVRRVAQQGNNLITAPNYGNFEPYGDLEALLEAYNDEIEQTGMPRGQVMALRHTWLGNTEEQATEYFDDVLSEYNYYLTLVHASRTANQTKEERLSARADGEKDDSVVKGGAMKPAEETFSKEGLSEKYADPILTTPDRMIERFKAYEALGVDHMACLIAVGQPIEAVVANMEFMAKEVLPEFS, encoded by the coding sequence ATGAAGATCTGGGTAACTACGCCGTTCTTTTACCGCGACATGAGCCGCCCGTGGTCGGAGCTGCTCGACGATATGCTTCGTATCGTCGACGCTGCCGAGGACCTCGGTTTCGAAGGTGTGACCGTCAACGAGAACCACTTCCAGAACTACGTCAGCAATCCGTCGTCGGTGATGTTCAGTGCACTGGCCGCGGCGCGCACTGAGCGACTGCGGATCATGCCTGGAATTGTGGTGCTGCCCTACTACAACCCGCTGCTCATCGCCTCGGAGATGAGTTTCCTCGATCACATGGCCCCGGGCCGGATCGGGATCGGGGTCGCTCGGGGCGGAAGCCGCTATCCGCTTGATCGCATCGGTGTCGATCCCAAGGATGCGCGTGAGATCTACGAGGAATCCCTGGAGATCATCAAGCGCGTGTGGGTCGAGGACGACGTGGAGTACGACGGCAAGTACTTCTCGTTCCCGCCGACCACGATCGTGCCCAAGCCGGCTTCCGATCCGCACCCCGAGCTCTGGGCCGCGTCGCAGAGCATCGCCGGTGTCCGACGGGTGGCCCAGCAGGGGAACAATCTGATCACCGCGCCCAACTACGGCAACTTCGAGCCCTACGGAGACCTCGAAGCGCTCCTCGAGGCGTACAACGACGAGATCGAGCAGACCGGGATGCCGCGTGGCCAGGTGATGGCGCTCCGCCACACTTGGCTGGGCAACACCGAGGAACAAGCTACTGAGTATTTCGACGATGTGCTGAGCGAATACAACTACTACCTCACGCTCGTCCATGCCAGCAGGACCGCGAACCAGACCAAGGAAGAGCGTTTGTCTGCCCGTGCCGACGGCGAGAAGGACGACTCGGTCGTCAAGGGCGGTGCGATGAAGCCGGCCGAGGAGACCTTCTCCAAGGAAGGGCTCTCCGAGAAGTACGCGGATCCGATCCTCACGACCCCTGATCGGATGATCGAACGGTTCAAGGCCTACGAGGCGCTCGGCGTCGACCACATGGCGTGCCTGATCGCGGTCGGGCAGCCCATCGAGGCGGTCGTGGCGAACATGGAGTTCATGGCGAAGGAAGTGCTCCCCGAGTTCTCCTGA
- a CDS encoding transposase yields MAAPRKYSVELKERATRMAVEARKDPATRPGALKRIGDQLGVHPEALRTWVKQAEIDGGVRPGTTTSEAERIAQLERENRELRRANAILKQASAFFAAEIDRPQR; encoded by the coding sequence ATGGCAGCACCACGGAAGTACAGCGTTGAGCTGAAGGAGCGGGCGACGCGGATGGCGGTGGAAGCTCGCAAGGACCCGGCCACGCGGCCGGGGGCGCTCAAACGGATCGGCGATCAACTCGGTGTGCACCCGGAGGCGCTGCGCACCTGGGTCAAGCAGGCCGAGATCGATGGCGGCGTTCGACCGGGTACCACGACCAGCGAGGCTGAACGGATCGCGCAGCTGGAACGCGAGAACCGTGAGCTGCGGCGGGCGAACGCGATCTTGAAGCAGGCCTCGGCTTTCTTTGCGGCGGAGATCGACCGCCCACAGCGCTGA
- a CDS encoding HAD family hydrolase, whose amino-acid sequence MDGTLLKGAAALHLSRYFGKLDEGLDIENRWAAGQITDTEFWSTLLAICDGATETELDAAFEQAEWLDGVVATFEDIRRRGETVIVISQSPAFFVDRLRQWGAHETYGSDVVIGEPLSEDATLSPQEKVKITEAALARLALSPEDCVAYGDSSSDIELFGWLRNTVAVNASPVVAELASVEYQGDDLRAAYELGRGLFGARSRI is encoded by the coding sequence ATGGACGGCACCCTTCTCAAAGGTGCAGCCGCCCTTCATCTGTCACGATACTTCGGCAAGCTGGATGAGGGTCTCGACATCGAGAACCGCTGGGCGGCAGGGCAGATCACCGACACCGAGTTCTGGTCGACGCTGCTCGCCATCTGCGACGGCGCCACCGAGACCGAGCTCGACGCGGCGTTCGAGCAGGCGGAGTGGCTCGACGGGGTCGTCGCCACCTTCGAGGACATCCGCCGACGAGGCGAGACGGTTATCGTCATCTCGCAATCGCCGGCGTTCTTCGTCGACAGGTTGAGACAGTGGGGCGCGCACGAGACCTACGGGTCCGACGTCGTGATCGGCGAACCGCTCTCGGAGGACGCGACCCTGTCTCCGCAGGAGAAGGTGAAGATTACTGAGGCGGCGCTGGCCCGGTTGGCGTTGTCGCCGGAAGACTGTGTGGCTTACGGCGATTCGTCGTCGGACATCGAGCTGTTCGGTTGGCTCCGGAACACCGTGGCTGTCAACGCGAGCCCGGTCGTCGCCGAACTCGCGTCAGTCGAGTATCAGGGCGACGACCTGCGCGCCGCCTACGAACTGGGGCGAGGGCTGTTCGGCGCCCGGAGCCGGATCTGA